Proteins found in one Notolabrus celidotus isolate fNotCel1 unplaced genomic scaffold, fNotCel1.pri scaffold_212_arrow_ctg1, whole genome shotgun sequence genomic segment:
- the LOC117809039 gene encoding jouberin-like produces MQQIYKQTDEQFEVYTTVFSPQVTRTRTRTRHVEAEKVVVAVLQYRSRWPKELDLNQGDLIQVLFKEDETWWFGRLTDGREGYFPAGSSCDVTVFVLQGGASSTATPTLLRRVSMPADGPTAAAPCGCTSGRSTPRLLRKNSIRQDGLSGPAAPPHSSPSLFHRVLAKSRRKSCPHLPQPHPNTGSFNTAFQPD; encoded by the exons atgCAGCAGATCTACAAACAGACCGATGAACAGTTTGAGGTTTATACCACCGTCTTCTCCCCacaag tgaccaggaccaggaccaggaccagacaTGTGGAGGCCGAGAAG gtggTGGTGGCTGTGCTTCAGTACCGGTCCCGCTGGCCGAAGGAGCTGGACCTGAACCAGGGAGACCTGATCCAGGTTCTGTTTAAGGAGGACGAGACCTGGTGGTTTGGACGGCTTACAGACGGACGTGAGGGATATTTCCCTGCAGGCT CCAGCTGTGATGTAACAGTCTTTGTACTGCAGGGCGGAGCTTCATCCACAGCCACGCCCACTCTTCTGAGGAGGGTGTCGATGCCGGCCGATGGACCAACAGCAGCCGCCCCCTGTGGCTGCACCAG TGGTCGCAGTACTCCGAGGCTGCTGAGGAAAAACAGCATCCGGCAGGACGGGCTCTCTggtccagcagctcctcctcaCAGCTCCCCGAGCCTCTTCCACCGGGTCCTCGCCAAGTCCAGGAGGAAGAGCTGCCCCCACCTCCCCCAACCCCACCCAAACACGGGCTCTTTCAACACCGCGTTCCAGCCGGACTAG